From the Mahella australiensis 50-1 BON genome, the window TGTAGTTTCTCTTCTTTCCGTTCTTACTTATATGCACACATCTTCTGCGGACAAGCTCTTCCTGAACCTGCATATAAATTTCACGCGGGATTATGGGCTCATGGCTGTTTTCTACATAGTATTGAGGAACTATGCCGTTATTGGCCACCCTTTTCTTCGATAAAAAATCTACTGTATAGGTTTTCTGCAACAGCGCATCACCGATATATTTTTCATTCCTCAAAATCTTATTGATGGTGCTGGTATGCCATCTGTGATTGCCTGCACCTGTCAGAATTCCGTCAGCTTCCAGACCTCTTGCTATCTGTAGCATACTGGAACCTTCAAGGTATTCTCTGTAAATGCGTTTAACGATCTCTGCTTCTTCAGGTACGATAACTAAATTGCCATCCTTATCCTTTGTATAGCCAAGAAACCGGTTGTGATTAATATGGATTTTTCCTTGCTGATATCGGTACTGAATACCCAGTTTTACATTCTGGCTTAACGATTGGCTTTCTTGCTGCGCCAAAGAAGCCATAATGGTCAGCAGGATTTCCCCTTTGGAATCCAATGTGTTTATATTTTCCTTTTCAAAGTAAACTGGAATATTTTTTTCTTTAAGCTGCCTTATGTACTTTAGGCAGTCCAGCGTATTTCTTGCAAAACGGCTGATAGATTTCGTAATTATCATATCGATTTTGCCCTGCATACATTCTTCTATCATCCGGTTAAACTCTTCACGCTTTTTCGTGTTGGTTCCAGTAATCCCTTCATCCGCAAATATGCCAGCTAACTCCCATTCCGGATTGCTTTTAATGTAGTTTGTGTAGTGCTCAATTTGCGCTTCATAACTGGTTGCCTGCTCCTCGCTGTCCGTAGATACGCGGCAATAGGCTGCTACCCGAAGCTTAGGCAATTCTTCAGCCTTTGCACTATTTCCAATCCGTTTACGAGCAGGGATTACCGTAACATTCCTGATTGCCATCTGAAATCACCTCGCTCTTAATAAGACTATAAGCATACTCTGCCTGCTGAAATGGATCATCATATAGATTATCTGGCATTGAAGCATGAAACCTAAAATTTAGGCATTTCTTTTCATTTCCTTTATGTTCATAAATCCTGCCAAGTGCCTCAGCTCGCCTGCGTCTTTCCAGTTGTACTTCTTCGAATGTATCCCTGCTGATAATGGGCGGATAGAATTTATCCTCTACATACCGTTTATCTGTCAGCATTCTTGCAATAGATGTATGGCAGCGCTTAATACCCGCGTTTTTGGCCGCTTCAGTTAAAGAAAGCCCGGAAAGATAAGCCCCAAACAGCTCCTTTATCTTAACCGCTTCCTTTTCGTTAACAACAGCCTTGCCGTTTTTAATGGCATACCCAAAAGGTATATGGCTCATCATCTCACCATCCTTTCCCTCAGGTTCAATCCGCATTTCATTTTGAAGCCTATTTCCTCCTGCGAAAACACAATGATTTCTTCAATAAAATTCTCAAATATTTCACTATCAAATCTATCAATCTGCTTTTCAGCTTTCATTGCAAATTTAAGAAGTTTCTCAACTTCAACAAGAGCAGTCATGCCCCCATTGATTGCGCGGTTTATGGCTTCTTTTTGTTCTTTTAACAAGGCTGCTTCTTTGCTCAGCTCATTTTTCTGTGTATTAAAAAGAGCGGGTTCCAGGTATCCTTTGGCCATAAGTCCCATAATCACCTGTACCCGCTCTGTATTTTCTTTTATTTTAGTTTCCAGCTCCTGAATCTTAGTTATGTTATCTGAGTAATTTGTTTTCTTTAAGCTTTGCAGCAATGGCCTTAGAATGAACTTATGTCCGAAAATAAGCTTATTCATCATAACAACAAAAGCCTGATGGATCCCATCCTCTCTGACAAATTTCATTGAACAAGCCGAAGCGTCTTTTATATGCTTTGTGCAGCACCAGGCAATGTATTTATGATTACCACTGCCATGAATTCGACGCTTAAAACTGCTGCCACATTCTGCGCATTTGATTTTCCCCGAGAAAGGGTAGCGGTTTTGATATTTACTGCTTCCCTTGATTACGCCTTTTTCTTTACCTCTTTGCTTCAATATTTCTTTGACGGCTTCAAATTCCTCATGGGATATAATGGCTTCATGATGATCCTTTATCATGTATTGATCCTTTTCACCACGATTATAATGCCGCTTAAAATTCTCATCTGTATATGTTTTTTGCAGAAGGACATCCCCGGTATATTTTTCATTGCTAAGGATACCGCGGATAGTGGTCGCTGTCCAATGTGAACCTCTCTTTGTTGGGATTTTATCCAAATTTAACCCATCTGCAATTTTCTGTGTGCCTTTACCAGCCAAAGCCTCGGAAAAAATCCGCTTTATGATTTCAGCCTGTTCTTTATTGATAAATAGCTTTCCATCCACATAATCGTAACCATAGGGAGGATACGAAATTTTGTATGTTCCGTTTTGGAACCTACGTCTGATAGACCACTTACTATTTTCTGCAATGGATAATGACTCGTTTTCTGCAAGACTGCTCAAAATTGTCAGCACCAATTCGCCTTCCATGCGCTGTGTGTTTATATTCTCTTTCTCGAAATAGATGAAAACACCGAGATCGGTAAGTTTTCTCACCATCTCAATACAGTCGGTTGTGTTTCTGGCAAATCTGCTGACCGACTTGGTTATAATAAAGTCAATTTTCATGTTTTCACAATCTGCAAGCAGCCTTAAAAGTTCAGTTCGGTTTTCCTTTTTTGTGCCTGATATGCCTTCGTCATAGTAAATCCCTGCAAATTCCCAATCCGGGTTTGCTTTTATATAGGATTCATAATGGTCTTTTTGTGCTTCCAGGCTTGCCATTTGCTCATCGCTGTCGGTTGAAACCCTGCAATAAGCCGCTACCCTCACCTTTGGCTTGAAAGCTTGGAGAGCATTGTTTCCATCAATCCTCGTTACCTTTCTCACTGTTTTCACCTCCTTTGGGCATGTGACATGTTACCTCTGTGTGCCGCTAATAGCAAGCTAATTAGGCCATAAGCTGTGCGTACATCGGCGAGAAAGTTTTAAGATTTAACTTGTCGATTTTGTCGAATTCTTCCTCTGAAATCAGTCCCGCTTTAAGCATCTTTTGCAGGATTTTATATGCCCGCCAGTAATCAACCTCTCTTTGAATTTCCTCCTGTGTTATCTTTGTATTGTTCGTTTCCTGCGGGTTATATGGTAAATGATTAGCCCCCTCTATCATTCAAGCACCTCCTATAAAAACTTGGGACAGCCGCGATTGGCTGTCCTTTATCGTTATTTAGGCAATTTCAGAACTTGTCCGGGGTAAATAGTATCCGTAGTCAGGCTATTCAGTTTCTTGATCTCCGGATATCTTGTTCCTCTACCGAGTTCTTTTTCTGCTATTCTCCATAAGGTGTCGCCTTTTTGCACTGTATAGGTTCTATTGCTCTTGTTATCTGTAATACTGTTTACTATTACAAGGTTTTCTTTTGCTACCCAAGTGTTTATACCTGCAACCTCTAAACCGCCGGATTTCTTAACCTTTTTGCCAAGTAAAACACACTCTTTGCCGCCTTTTATGACCGGCTTGCCTTTATATAAAGTCTGTGTGACCCTGTGGTAATAGTCATTTTTGACCCACGTTGGAACTTCCACACTGCCGGGGTAGTAATTCTTTACACTGACCTTAAACTCCACCATATCTCCAATTCCAATATCAGTATTGATATCTGTACTGTTCTCCAGCGCTTTTTTTACTGCTTTACGGAAAGTGTCCATATTCTCCCCATGCTTGGGAAACCAGTGCATCACATCAGCATGGTTGCTGGCAATACCGAGCTTATATCCTTCGGAGTGGCAGATGATGTCATTCTCATTAAGACCGTACTTCTTGCAGAGCATAACGCAGAGTTCAACAGCATTCTGCCACGCTTTACGGAAATAATCTTCCTGCTTTGCTGCATCATAACCCACCATTACCGACCCGGATTTATACGAAAACCCAGCAGGCTCACAGATTTCAAAGCCAATATGGGTATTGTTGGCTGCTCCTCCCGCATGCCACCCGCGATGATCCCAAGGCAGGTATTGCCAAACCTCTTTATCGTCTACAAAAGCGTGAACACATACCTGCCTATTTATTTCGCCGGCCTTGTAAGATTTGTTCCAACGGGAAAACCACTCAGCCGCCATTACACCCGGCACAGCCGTCGAATGTGCCATGATTCCTTTAGGCGTGATTTTTCGGTCTGCTGTATAGCAATCGTTTCGCGTCATGTACTTCGTGTACAGCTTCATTTCTTTTCATCCTCCTCATTTGAGTGGCCATGCAGTTGTTCCAATGCGTTCTTCAGCTTTTCAGGAATGGGCAGTCCTATATGTGCTGCATTCTCAAGAATTGAAATTCCCTCGTTACTCAGGTAAAAGAAAATCACCGCTGTCCGGATTGCCCCGCCATTGCCGAGCAC encodes:
- a CDS encoding recombinase family protein, whose protein sequence is MAIRNVTVIPARKRIGNSAKAEELPKLRVAAYCRVSTDSEEQATSYEAQIEHYTNYIKSNPEWELAGIFADEGITGTNTKKREEFNRMIEECMQGKIDMIITKSISRFARNTLDCLKYIRQLKEKNIPVYFEKENINTLDSKGEILLTIMASLAQQESQSLSQNVKLGIQYRYQQGKIHINHNRFLGYTKDKDGNLVIVPEEAEIVKRIYREYLEGSSMLQIARGLEADGILTGAGNHRWHTSTINKILRNEKYIGDALLQKTYTVDFLSKKRVANNGIVPQYYVENSHEPIIPREIYMQVQEELVRRRCVHISKNGKKRNYSNNHPLSQMVFCGKCHEVFRRVHWNNRGKKSIVWRCVSRLENTGLFCTASTILEDTLKEKIVEAINIAVSGKNSFLAILKKNIETVLNEDLDESTADIDKRLEELQAELIQLANSKEAYDNIVNEIYRLRDLRQETLSRNALRQDKRDRIAEMTDFLNMQTGGITEFDDKLVRKLIEKATVYNDRLVVEFKSGLEIEVNL
- a CDS encoding recombinase, giving the protein MMSHIPFGYAIKNGKAVVNEKEAVKIKELFGAYLSGLSLTEAAKNAGIKRCHTSIARMLTDKRYVEDKFYPPIISRDTFEEVQLERRRRAEALGRIYEHKGNEKKCLNFRFHASMPDNLYDDPFQQAEYAYSLIKSEVISDGNQECYGNPCS
- a CDS encoding recombinase family protein, whose protein sequence is MRKVTRIDGNNALQAFKPKVRVAAYCRVSTDSDEQMASLEAQKDHYESYIKANPDWEFAGIYYDEGISGTKKENRTELLRLLADCENMKIDFIITKSVSRFARNTTDCIEMVRKLTDLGVFIYFEKENINTQRMEGELVLTILSSLAENESLSIAENSKWSIRRRFQNGTYKISYPPYGYDYVDGKLFINKEQAEIIKRIFSEALAGKGTQKIADGLNLDKIPTKRGSHWTATTIRGILSNEKYTGDVLLQKTYTDENFKRHYNRGEKDQYMIKDHHEAIISHEEFEAVKEILKQRGKEKGVIKGSSKYQNRYPFSGKIKCAECGSSFKRRIHGSGNHKYIAWCCTKHIKDASACSMKFVREDGIHQAFVVMMNKLIFGHKFILRPLLQSLKKTNYSDNITKIQELETKIKENTERVQVIMGLMAKGYLEPALFNTQKNELSKEAALLKEQKEAINRAINGGMTALVEVEKLLKFAMKAEKQIDRFDSEIFENFIEEIIVFSQEEIGFKMKCGLNLRERMVR
- a CDS encoding SHOCT domain-containing protein — protein: MIEGANHLPYNPQETNNTKITQEEIQREVDYWRAYKILQKMLKAGLISEEEFDKIDKLNLKTFSPMYAQLMA
- a CDS encoding N-acetylmuramoyl-L-alanine amidase codes for the protein MKLYTKYMTRNDCYTADRKITPKGIMAHSTAVPGVMAAEWFSRWNKSYKAGEINRQVCVHAFVDDKEVWQYLPWDHRGWHAGGAANNTHIGFEICEPAGFSYKSGSVMVGYDAAKQEDYFRKAWQNAVELCVMLCKKYGLNENDIICHSEGYKLGIASNHADVMHWFPKHGENMDTFRKAVKKALENSTDINTDIGIGDMVEFKVSVKNYYPGSVEVPTWVKNDYYHRVTQTLYKGKPVIKGGKECVLLGKKVKKSGGLEVAGINTWVAKENLVIVNSITDNKSNRTYTVQKGDTLWRIAEKELGRGTRYPEIKKLNSLTTDTIYPGQVLKLPK